A single Loxodonta africana isolate mLoxAfr1 chromosome 12, mLoxAfr1.hap2, whole genome shotgun sequence DNA region contains:
- the MSLN gene encoding LOW QUALITY PROTEIN: mesothelin (The sequence of the model RefSeq protein was modified relative to this genomic sequence to represent the inferred CDS: substituted 1 base at 1 genomic stop codon), producing the protein MGPSPTTALSFSALVSKVRGCSRLWAGIQVPPHHRPGFGGIASPLPPEVAVSGTLPPLPHSTALEGELEQVKAWGRHAPEAVGPPSNLHPTCAVWALPSGVQAAETGQAITAAWLQHNPRDLSWWHQEGCLPGLEVVRVDKMLVFYSEGELQACVDSALLAEQLDQVDAILFTYEQLTVFKCKLDKTYPQGYTTDVVQILGSLFLLVSPEDISKWDVMSTKTLKALVRVSRGQKADAQVPQQLLPLVAALITCYVAGGVQVDEDTLATVATLNPAYLCLLSPEQLQLLQPDILWVVKPRDLEGCPRPQMEVLPTKVHVAFQNTTGPRYLERIQPYLGEPGALVDVEAATLSSPQSCPLAGPELLWMRESLWQASRGGGGALEVSAGPHIALESLSPCGGGATTEYLXALSQQNISMDMATFKELWTEALLPLTVAEVQGLLGLHVVDLKAEAQNSPVWDWIVQKRQEDLDTLGLGLQGGIPSGYLVVDLGGQDLLRGPCFSGPGSVLAVLLSLLLALT; encoded by the exons ATGGGACCCTCACCCACTACAGCCTTGTCCTTCTCAGCCTTGGTGAGTAAAGTGAGAGGCTGCTCAAG GCTGTGGGCAGGGATCCAAGTGCCCCCACACCATCGGCCAGGCTTTGGAGGTATTGCTTCACCCTTGCCCCCAGAGGTGGCTGTGTCTGGCACCCTTCCCCCACTGCCACACTCCACTGCGCTGGAGGGTGAGCTGGAGCA GGTCAAGGCCTGGGGCAGGCACGCCCCAGAAGCCGTGGGCCCTCCCTCCAACTTGCACCCTACCTGTGCAGTGTGGGCGTTACCTTCTGGGGTCCAGGCAGCAGAGACAGGACAG GCCATCACGGCTGCCTGGTTGCAGCACAACCCCAGGGACCTGTCCTGGTGGCACC AGGAGGGCTGTCTCCCGGGGCTGGAGGTTGTCAGGGTGGACAAGATGCTGGTCTTCTACTCAGAGGGAGAGCTGCAGGCCTGTGTGGATAGTGCCCTGCTGGCTGAGCAGCTGGACCAGGTGGATGCCATCCTCTTCACCTATGAGCAGCTCACTGTTTTCAAGTGCAAGCTGGACAAG ACCTACCCCCAGGGCTACACCACTGATGTGGTCCAAATACTGGGCTCCCTGTTCCTGCTGGTTTCACCTGAGGATATTAGCAAGTGGGACGTGATGTCCACAAAGACACTGAAAGCTCTAGTCCGAGTCAGCAGGGGGCAAAAGGCAGACGCTCAG GTGCCTCAGCAGCTCCTCCCGCTGGTGGCTGCCCTGATAACCTGCTATGTGGCAGGAGGGGTCCAGGTTGATGAGGACACGCTGGCCACTGTGGCCACCCTCAACCCTGCCTACCTGTGCCTACTCAGTCCTGAGCAGCTGCAACTTTTGCAGCCAGACATCCTTTG GGTGGTCAAGCCCAGAGACTTGGAGGGATGTCCCCGGCCACAGATGGAGGTCCTTCCCACCAAGGTCCACGTCGCCTTCCAGAACACGACTGGGCCCAGATACCTGGAGAGGATCCAGCCCTACCTGGGTGAGCCTGGGGCCCTGGTGGATGTGGAGGCTGCAACTCTCTCCTCACCTCAGAGCTGCCCACTGGC AGGCCCAGAGCTCCTCTGGATGAGGGAATCTCTGTGGCAAgcgagcaggggtgggggtggggctctgGAGGTGTCTGCGGGGCCTCACATAGCCTTGGAATCCCTCTCCCCATGTGGCGGGGGGGCCACCACAGAGTACCTGTGAGCCCTCAGCCAGCAGAACATCAGCATGGACATGGCCACATTCAAGGAATTGTGGACAGAGGCTCTGTTG CCCCTGACAGTGGCTGAGGTGCAGGGGCTGCTGGGGCTGCATGTGGTGGACCTAAAGGCGGAGGCGCAAAACAGCCCGGTGTGGGACTGGATTGTTCAGAAGCGGCAGGAAGACCTGGACACGCTGGGCCTGGGGCTTCAGGGCGGCATCCCCAGTGGCTACCTGGTCGTAGACCTGGGTGGCCAAG ACCTTCTTAGGGGCCCCTGCTTCTCTGGACCCGGATCTGTGCTTGCCGTGCTCCTGTCACTGCTTCTGGCTCTGACCTGA